Genomic window (Desulfonatronum sp. SC1):
CGGCAAGTGTTATGGAATCTTGATCTGAAGTCAGCGAATCAGCAGCGTTTTTCAGCAGATTGATCACCACCTGTTCCACCTGATGCGGTCGGCAGTAACAGTCAAGAGGGACAGCCGGTAGCTCAAGCTGGAAACAGCGAGTTCTCCGGCTCAGATACTGCTCGGAAAAATCAGCGGCGGACCTGATGATGCCGCGAAGATCATGCATTGCCGAGGCGGACTCCTCATCAGACTGGGAAAAATCGCGCAGGTCATTGACGATCTTGGATATCCGCGAACAGGCTTGTCTGGCCTGGACGATTCCTCCGCGGACTTTCGGGAACAGGTCCGGCAACATATCCGGCAACATATCCGGGGGCGGACCGTCGTCATCAGCTTCGGGTTCAGCATGAACCTGTTCAAGAAAAGGAGCCGCCAGATCCAGAAACTTGTGCACAGCGGCCAGATTATGAGCGATGACTTGCGTGGGATTGCTGATCTCGTGCCCTACTCCCGAGGCCAGAATGCCGATGGACGCCATTTTTTCAGCCTTGACAAGCTGTTCGCTTTTCTCCTGAACCATACCCTCCAGGGAGGACTGATACGCCGCAAGCCTTTGCCGCTGACGATATTCTTCAGTCCTGTCTATGCTTTGGACTATGGTCTGGCTGCTCTGCCCGTCAAGCCTTGCCGTATGCAGTTCAAGGCGTTTTTGCTCTCCGCCATGCTGATGGATGAGTACTTCCGCGCATTGCCCACTTTCAGGCGGCTCTAGAACTTCTGAACCCCGGCATTGGCCCGCCTGTCCATCCCCTGTCCTTGCAAACCAGCCGGCAAGCCGCTTGCCTCTGACGGCTTCCTGGACTGCCCCCAACTGTTTGGCCAGAGATCTGTTGACCATGGAAATGGTCCCGTCTGGTTCAATGACCGCAATGCCCGTGGGGGAGTTGTCCACAACCGCTTTGTAGCGTTCTTCGCTATTTTCCAGTTGCCTGGCGGTTTGCTCCAGAGCCAGGGACTGGCGCTGAAAAAGCATGACCACCAGGGAAAAGACCAGAAGGACGGTCAGAATGAGAAAAATCAACATCGGCGGAGCCTGAGTCGGATCAAGGGGGGAAATCATGTCCCGGCTACCGATTTGAGTCAGGGAATGGAACATTCGATAGCTAAAGAGTGCCGCAA
Coding sequences:
- a CDS encoding PAS domain-containing sensor histidine kinase produces the protein MLIFLILTVLLVFSLVVMLFQRQSLALEQTARQLENSEERYKAVVDNSPTGIAVIEPDGTISMVNRSLAKQLGAVQEAVRGKRLAGWFARTGDGQAGQCRGSEVLEPPESGQCAEVLIHQHGGEQKRLELHTARLDGQSSQTIVQSIDRTEEYRQRQRLAAYQSSLEGMVQEKSEQLVKAEKMASIGILASGVGHEISNPTQVIAHNLAAVHKFLDLAAPFLEQVHAEPEADDDGPPPDMLPDMLPDLFPKVRGGIVQARQACSRISKIVNDLRDFSQSDEESASAMHDLRGIIRSAADFSEQYLSRRTRCFQLELPAVPLDCYCRPHQVEQVVINLLKNAADSLTSDQDSITLAAWKSDMGLHIRVRDTGRGIAPENLSQVTSPFYTTKREVGGTGLGLYMAARIIENSNGALDIQSEPGKGTRVEIVLPGTAESGTR